The Litchfieldia alkalitelluris genome has a window encoding:
- the arfA gene encoding arabinosylfuranosidase ArfA — MTLDKEFKIGEIDKRIYGSFIEHLGRAVYEGIYEPGHPSADEQGFRTDVIELVKQIQVPLVRYPGGNFVSGYNWEDGVGPVANRPRRLDLAWRTTETNEIGTNEFMDWAKKINAEVNMAVNLGTRGIDAARNLVEYCNHKSGSYWSDLRVSHGYKDPHKIKTWCLGNEMDGPWQIGHKTADEYGRLAVETAKAMRWVDPTIELVACGSSNRHMKTFAEWEATVLEHTYDHVDFISLHTYYGNRDNDLGNYLAQSLDMDQFIYSVIATADYIKAKKRSKKTMNLSFDEWNVWFHSNEADKKIEHWSIAPPQLEDIYTFEDALLVGSMLISLLRRADRVKIACLAQLVNVIAPIMTEKGGEAWKQPIFYPYMHASVLGRGVALNSIVSSPKYDSKDFTDVPYLDTVSVYDEENDTVTIFAVNRHQTDVLALDADIRSFEGYKVVEHIVLENGDVKATNQLNRSNVEPHSNGDAKVDGGQLTANLPKLSWNVIRLAK; from the coding sequence ATGACACTTGATAAAGAGTTCAAGATTGGTGAAATTGATAAGCGTATATATGGATCTTTTATCGAGCATTTAGGAAGAGCTGTATATGAAGGGATTTACGAGCCAGGGCATCCATCTGCTGATGAGCAAGGGTTTCGTACAGATGTTATTGAGTTAGTTAAGCAAATTCAAGTTCCTTTAGTAAGATACCCGGGTGGTAACTTTGTATCAGGATACAATTGGGAAGATGGAGTAGGGCCTGTTGCCAATCGTCCACGTCGATTAGACTTAGCTTGGAGAACCACTGAAACAAATGAAATTGGTACAAATGAATTCATGGATTGGGCAAAAAAGATTAATGCTGAAGTGAATATGGCAGTAAACCTAGGTACTCGTGGTATTGATGCTGCTCGTAATCTAGTAGAATATTGTAACCATAAATCAGGTTCCTACTGGAGTGATCTTCGTGTTTCTCATGGTTATAAAGATCCGCATAAGATTAAAACATGGTGTTTAGGAAATGAGATGGATGGACCATGGCAAATTGGTCACAAAACAGCGGATGAGTATGGTCGTTTAGCAGTTGAAACGGCAAAGGCAATGAGATGGGTAGATCCGACAATTGAGTTAGTGGCTTGTGGAAGCTCTAATCGCCATATGAAAACATTTGCTGAGTGGGAAGCTACTGTACTTGAGCATACATATGATCATGTTGATTTCATCTCACTTCATACTTATTATGGCAATCGGGATAATGACTTAGGAAACTATCTCGCTCAATCACTTGATATGGACCAATTTATTTATTCTGTGATCGCGACAGCTGACTATATTAAAGCGAAAAAACGCAGTAAGAAAACAATGAACTTATCCTTTGATGAATGGAATGTATGGTTCCATTCCAATGAAGCTGATAAGAAAATCGAGCATTGGTCGATTGCACCACCACAGCTCGAAGATATTTATACATTCGAGGATGCACTGCTGGTTGGAAGCATGTTAATCTCATTATTGAGACGTGCAGATCGAGTGAAGATTGCGTGTCTCGCACAGCTTGTTAATGTCATCGCACCGATTATGACTGAAAAAGGTGGAGAAGCTTGGAAGCAACCAATCTTTTATCCGTATATGCATGCTTCAGTGCTAGGTCGAGGAGTTGCATTAAATTCGATTGTATCGTCTCCGAAATATGATAGTAAGGATTTTACAGACGTTCCTTATCTTGATACGGTTTCTGTTTATGATGAAGAAAATGACACGGTTACGATTTTTGCGGTGAACCGCCATCAAACAGATGTATTAGCACTTGATGCGGATATCAGAAGTTTTGAAGGTTATAAGGTGGTTGAACACATTGTACTTGAAAACGGTGATGTGAAGGCTACTAACCAACTTAACCGTTCTAATGTTGAGCCGCATAGCAATGGTGATGCCAAAGTGGACGGGGGACAATTAACTGCAAATTTACCAAAGCTTTCATGGAATGTGATTCGATTAGCAAAATAA
- a CDS encoding amidase domain-containing protein, translated as MSFVRFVVIIYLILGLAKPVYAEGETNSLDSFLSTLFSERTSNLLTLNPGRLDSFYNRQVTSSDRAYKQEVQRSIYLNSFAQNREIQVVDTDSHIYILDKKEFGNKVKVRLKHDSTIQYIYENQHIPYDVEEFKLGTFHNIVLEKRDEKWVVVSDYFADPIADQPGLIPKVTSNEYLLISKNIRDKAVSTKIGEGTKYNREKAVKYANKYAGFSKANSFNNKYIDFTYLGGDCTSFASQVLADQDEGGGLPMTDDWYYRHGGYTKSWAHTDSFMRFLEKSGYSEFIKAGLFSEVTEPTTEFPAGAIKELQPGDLIGYEEKNDIVHFSIVVAKDSKGNPLVNSHTANRYHAPWDLGWDRYTRFWLVYMKD; from the coding sequence TTGAGTTTTGTTCGATTTGTAGTAATCATCTATCTGATTTTGGGATTGGCAAAGCCAGTCTATGCAGAAGGAGAAACAAATTCTTTAGATTCTTTCCTATCAACGCTTTTTTCGGAAAGAACGAGTAACCTCCTAACTCTCAATCCGGGAAGGTTAGATTCGTTTTACAACCGCCAAGTTACTTCAAGCGATAGAGCTTATAAGCAAGAGGTCCAAAGAAGTATATACCTTAATAGTTTTGCTCAGAATCGAGAAATTCAGGTAGTGGATACTGATAGTCATATTTATATTTTAGACAAAAAGGAATTTGGAAACAAAGTGAAAGTTCGACTTAAACATGATTCAACTATTCAGTATATTTACGAAAACCAGCACATTCCATATGATGTTGAAGAATTTAAGCTAGGGACCTTTCATAATATCGTTTTAGAAAAAAGGGATGAAAAGTGGGTTGTTGTTAGTGATTATTTTGCTGATCCAATTGCAGATCAACCTGGATTGATTCCAAAGGTTACTTCTAATGAGTATCTGCTCATCTCAAAAAACATACGAGATAAAGCTGTCTCAACTAAGATAGGAGAAGGAACAAAATATAATAGAGAAAAAGCTGTGAAGTACGCAAATAAATATGCGGGTTTTTCAAAAGCAAATAGCTTTAATAATAAGTACATCGATTTTACATATTTGGGTGGAGATTGCACAAGCTTCGCTTCACAGGTCTTGGCAGATCAAGATGAAGGCGGGGGTTTGCCTATGACCGATGATTGGTACTACCGGCATGGGGGATATACGAAATCTTGGGCTCATACAGATTCTTTTATGCGATTTTTAGAAAAAAGTGGATATAGTGAATTTATAAAGGCTGGTCTTTTTAGCGAAGTGACAGAACCAACCACTGAATTCCCTGCTGGAGCAATTAAGGAACTTCAACCAGGAGATTTAATTGGATATGAAGAAAAAAATGACATTGTTCACTTTTCAATAGTGGTTGCCAAGGATAGTAAAGGAAACCCATTAGTCAATTCACATACCGCTAATCGTTATCACGCCCCATGGGATTTAGGTTGGGATCGTTATACCAGATTTTGGCTTGTTTACATGAAAGATTAA
- a CDS encoding alkaline phosphatase has product MTTKSLRKWMTFVLLQIILVGSIFATQQPITFAKDKSNQMAQGVAKNVIFLIPDGFSSSYATNYRWFKGDMSMMDPYLVGMHRTYSANTEVTDSAAAGTAMATGVKTNNGMISTAPDGTPVKTILEAAEEHGKSTGLVATSTITHATPAVFASHVASRAAESDIAPQYFETGVDVLLGGGKQFFPDTLISDAQAKGYEYVTDRDSLSAVNNTTKLLGLFAESSLAPELDRETTNQPSLAEMTTKAIEVLNQDKDGFFLMVEGSQIDWAGHGHDAAWAMNDTKAFEDAVTEALNFAQTDKNTLVVIAGDHDTGGMSVGGYDVYDANVEFLHNVTATGQYMARQINAEKTNIAEVVKEYTGIDLTSEEVTTISGATRMDIAINQIVSKNALVGWTSLQHTGVDVQVYAYGPGSDLFRGLYENTAFPSKIAEALNIHFTPTK; this is encoded by the coding sequence ATGACAACGAAATCATTGAGAAAGTGGATGACCTTTGTATTACTTCAAATCATACTAGTGGGGTCCATTTTTGCAACACAGCAACCTATTACTTTTGCAAAAGACAAATCAAACCAAATGGCTCAAGGTGTAGCCAAGAATGTCATCTTTTTAATTCCCGACGGATTCTCTTCTTCTTATGCTACGAATTACAGATGGTTTAAAGGTGACATGTCGATGATGGATCCTTACTTGGTTGGAATGCATCGTACATATTCTGCAAATACAGAAGTGACTGATTCAGCAGCAGCAGGGACTGCAATGGCTACAGGTGTAAAAACGAATAATGGAATGATTAGTACTGCTCCAGATGGTACACCTGTTAAAACCATTCTAGAAGCAGCAGAAGAGCATGGAAAATCAACAGGCTTAGTAGCAACTTCAACAATCACCCATGCCACACCAGCTGTTTTTGCTTCACATGTTGCTTCTAGAGCAGCGGAAAGTGATATTGCACCACAGTACTTTGAAACCGGAGTTGATGTCCTCTTAGGAGGAGGAAAACAGTTTTTCCCTGATACCTTAATTAGTGATGCTCAAGCTAAAGGGTATGAATATGTTACGGATCGAGATAGTTTAAGTGCCGTAAATAACACAACGAAGTTACTTGGTCTGTTTGCAGAATCAAGTTTGGCACCTGAGCTTGATCGTGAAACAACCAATCAACCTAGCTTAGCTGAAATGACAACAAAAGCAATTGAAGTACTAAATCAAGATAAAGATGGATTCTTTTTAATGGTCGAAGGGAGCCAAATTGACTGGGCAGGACATGGCCATGATGCTGCATGGGCGATGAATGATACGAAAGCATTTGAAGATGCAGTAACGGAAGCATTAAATTTTGCCCAAACTGATAAAAACACACTTGTTGTTATTGCTGGCGATCATGATACTGGCGGAATGTCTGTTGGTGGCTATGATGTGTACGATGCAAATGTTGAATTTCTTCATAATGTAACTGCAACAGGCCAGTATATGGCAAGACAAATTAATGCCGAAAAAACAAACATTGCTGAGGTCGTTAAAGAATATACAGGTATTGATTTAACATCTGAGGAAGTAACTACAATCTCTGGAGCGACTAGAATGGATATTGCCATCAATCAAATTGTATCCAAAAACGCATTGGTAGGTTGGACAAGCCTTCAGCATACAGGGGTAGATGTTCAGGTTTATGCATATGGACCAGGCTCTGATTTATTTCGAGGGTTATATGAAAATACAGCTTTCCCAAGTAAAATTGCTGAGGCCCTTAACATTCACTTCACACCAACAAAATAA
- a CDS encoding ABC transporter ATP-binding protein — protein MGRAAKKKNRNGQHASLFQQHLFQYRWGYLLGTTLLSISLILQLVIPKLLELFTDGLQDLSISTSMIWELAIWMTVVGVGIFIFRSTGRIYIFRLSRLLEKNMRERLFAHWETLPAEYYERQRTGNLMAHAVNDVNLLRQVGMQGVFQTVESVVLISITVLMMAGTIDAFLTLFVMIPLPALTYLAYKFRIKIRSHSNKVQEAIGTLTSRVQEFCSGIRIIKTYVQEKEEMNKFTDDNQHNVEANKKLIQSNSLFSSLSQGIVGLSYLISIVLGSILVMKGSITLGEFVAFNTYLSLLVGPIENLGKVINLLQQGKAADIRLYEVLTTEPTIKDEEGVIPISRIQGEITIKNLSFKYPSSDEEVLKNINLSIPTGSSLAIVGKIGSGKSTLVNLLLRVYNPPRESIFIDSVDIRDIPLKTLRTNVGYVPQENFLFSTTIKNNIGFDPKPYQDNQVHRAAKQAHVYHDISELTHQFETKLGERGLSLSGGQRQRVSIARAMIKKSPIMIFDDSLSAVDSKTEKTILEALNEEMKGRTTIIISHRISTIQDCDHIIVLEKGQIVEQGNHQTLIKKDGIYKKMHIQQTTGLDMNVSTPSKQNERIIKIKRKRG, from the coding sequence TTGGGTAGAGCAGCTAAAAAGAAAAACAGGAATGGTCAACATGCTTCTTTGTTTCAACAACATTTGTTTCAGTATAGATGGGGATATTTACTCGGGACGACATTATTGTCTATCTCCTTGATTCTTCAGTTAGTGATTCCAAAATTATTAGAGCTTTTTACAGATGGTCTTCAAGATTTATCGATTTCGACATCTATGATTTGGGAATTAGCGATATGGATGACGGTTGTAGGAGTCGGCATTTTTATCTTTCGTTCAACAGGACGTATTTATATTTTCAGACTATCGAGATTGCTAGAAAAAAACATGCGTGAACGATTATTTGCACATTGGGAAACGCTACCTGCGGAGTATTATGAACGCCAGCGTACAGGTAATCTTATGGCACATGCAGTTAATGATGTAAATCTTCTCCGGCAAGTTGGGATGCAAGGTGTCTTTCAAACGGTTGAATCGGTCGTACTAATCTCGATTACAGTGCTCATGATGGCAGGAACAATCGATGCATTTTTGACGTTGTTTGTAATGATACCACTACCTGCCTTAACGTATCTCGCTTATAAGTTCAGAATTAAAATTAGATCACATTCCAATAAGGTCCAAGAAGCAATTGGAACGTTAACAAGTAGGGTACAAGAGTTTTGTTCAGGCATACGTATTATCAAAACCTATGTCCAAGAAAAAGAAGAAATGAACAAGTTTACAGATGACAATCAGCATAATGTTGAGGCGAATAAGAAGTTAATTCAGTCAAACTCTCTTTTCAGTTCTTTAAGTCAAGGAATTGTCGGACTTAGTTACCTTATCTCAATTGTTTTAGGATCAATTCTAGTGATGAAGGGGTCAATCACTTTAGGCGAATTCGTTGCTTTTAATACATATCTCTCCCTTTTAGTGGGTCCCATTGAAAACCTGGGGAAGGTGATTAATCTCTTACAGCAAGGGAAAGCAGCGGATATTCGTCTATACGAAGTGCTTACAACAGAGCCAACGATAAAAGACGAAGAGGGAGTGATCCCGATTTCACGGATTCAAGGTGAAATCACTATAAAAAATCTTTCATTTAAGTATCCTTCAAGTGATGAAGAGGTATTAAAAAATATCAATCTATCGATTCCTACAGGTTCAAGCTTAGCCATCGTTGGAAAAATCGGTAGTGGAAAATCGACACTCGTGAATTTGTTGTTAAGAGTTTATAATCCTCCAAGAGAATCAATCTTTATTGATTCTGTTGACATTCGAGACATCCCATTAAAAACATTGAGAACCAATGTGGGGTATGTACCGCAAGAAAATTTCCTTTTCTCAACGACGATTAAGAATAATATCGGTTTTGATCCAAAGCCTTATCAAGATAACCAAGTACATCGAGCGGCCAAACAAGCTCATGTTTACCATGACATTTCAGAACTCACACATCAGTTTGAAACGAAACTCGGAGAACGTGGTTTATCATTATCCGGAGGGCAAAGGCAAAGGGTAAGCATTGCTCGTGCCATGATTAAAAAGTCACCAATCATGATTTTTGATGATAGTCTGTCTGCTGTTGATTCAAAAACAGAAAAGACGATCCTTGAAGCTCTGAATGAAGAGATGAAGGGTAGAACGACGATTATTATTAGTCACCGAATTTCAACGATTCAAGATTGTGATCATATCATCGTTCTTGAAAAGGGACAGATTGTTGAACAAGGCAATCATCAAACGCTCATCAAGAAGGATGGCATATATAAGAAGATGCATATCCAGCAAACTACTGGTCTTGATATGAATGTAAGTACTCCTTCCAAACAAAATGAGAGAATCATAAAAATAAAGAGGAAGAGGGGATAA
- a CDS encoding ABC transporter ATP-binding protein — protein MKKMLLFAKPYWKTILFSFLLTGFIVIASLAQPYLIKIAIDSHINGLYSPMVVLEEERSQQVSMKQTATLDGQVYYRVDGEDAISTELESEIEKSAIVSIKGTHYLIHGWNEGLSKVEDYQLAASGKSITLDGAAYPVQMLTADQVDLFRSADYTGLIILGAVYFLLIVGSGILSYYQNNSLQYTGQSVIYDIRQKMMKHLSNMQMDFYGKNPIGRLVTRITHDVEALNQLYSQVIVNLIKEVLMLVGIVIIMLQMSVKLTLVSFIVIPVIVVITFYFKKVIRNAQRYVRLILSRLNTNLAENLSGMKVIQIFAREKKQLEDFQKLNDEHYRAGMRQTVLNSIFNPSIGLFGNISLALIVWYGGRHVLDGAVTFGVVYAFTSYVRQFFEPLRGLADRFNQIQASLASAERIFDTLEEKPTIINSSNPQQLPERVRGKVDFNHVWFAYQDEEWVLKDVHFNIKPGETIGIVGATGAGKSSIIQLINRFYDIQKGEIRIDDVNIKDVTMEDLRKHIGIIQQDSFVFSGTVYDNIRLNNTYITNEEIIHAAKSVNIDEFFRALPNGYETILGEDGVVLSTGQKQLLSFLRAILAGPNVLILDEATANIDTETEMVVQDTLKKVSENRTTIIIAHRLATIQHADKIIVLDKGQIIEVGNHPTLLAKRGAYYRLCHNQNKQKRAVRV, from the coding sequence ATGAAAAAGATGCTGTTGTTTGCAAAGCCTTACTGGAAAACAATCTTATTTTCATTTTTGTTAACAGGCTTTATCGTCATTGCCAGCTTAGCACAGCCATATTTAATTAAAATTGCGATTGACTCACACATCAATGGATTGTACTCGCCGATGGTTGTGCTCGAGGAGGAGAGAAGTCAGCAGGTTAGCATGAAGCAAACAGCCACTCTCGATGGCCAGGTGTATTATCGAGTTGACGGTGAAGATGCCATTTCAACAGAACTGGAGTCAGAGATTGAAAAGTCAGCGATTGTTTCTATAAAAGGAACTCATTATCTCATCCATGGATGGAATGAGGGTTTATCAAAGGTAGAGGATTATCAACTGGCAGCTAGTGGTAAGAGTATTACACTCGATGGTGCAGCATATCCTGTACAAATGCTAACGGCAGATCAAGTTGATCTGTTCCGGTCAGCCGATTACACCGGTTTGATTATATTAGGAGCTGTCTATTTTCTATTAATTGTAGGCTCTGGTATTTTGTCATACTATCAAAACAATAGTCTTCAATATACAGGACAGTCGGTTATCTATGATATTCGCCAAAAGATGATGAAGCATTTGTCTAACATGCAGATGGACTTTTATGGGAAAAATCCAATTGGAAGATTAGTCACAAGGATTACCCATGACGTCGAAGCGTTGAACCAGCTTTATTCACAAGTAATCGTTAACTTAATAAAAGAAGTTTTAATGCTTGTGGGGATTGTTATCATCATGCTGCAAATGAGTGTTAAATTAACACTTGTCAGTTTTATCGTTATTCCAGTGATAGTCGTCATTACGTTTTATTTTAAAAAAGTCATTCGAAATGCACAGCGCTATGTTCGTCTAATTTTATCAAGACTTAATACGAACTTAGCGGAAAACCTTTCGGGGATGAAGGTAATTCAAATTTTTGCACGTGAAAAGAAGCAGTTAGAAGATTTTCAAAAGCTAAATGATGAGCATTACCGAGCGGGGATGCGTCAGACTGTGTTAAACTCGATTTTTAATCCGTCAATTGGCTTGTTTGGTAATATTTCGTTAGCCTTGATTGTATGGTACGGGGGAAGACATGTCTTAGATGGGGCAGTTACCTTTGGTGTCGTGTATGCTTTTACAAGCTATGTAAGACAGTTTTTCGAACCATTGCGCGGTTTAGCTGATCGCTTTAATCAAATTCAAGCATCTTTAGCATCTGCTGAACGAATTTTTGATACGTTAGAAGAAAAGCCAACGATTATCAATTCTTCAAACCCACAGCAATTGCCTGAAAGGGTACGAGGAAAAGTGGACTTTAATCATGTGTGGTTTGCTTATCAAGATGAAGAATGGGTGTTAAAGGATGTGCATTTTAATATCAAGCCGGGAGAGACAATTGGAATTGTTGGAGCGACAGGAGCTGGGAAAAGTTCAATCATTCAACTGATTAACCGTTTTTACGATATTCAAAAGGGAGAAATCCGAATTGATGATGTGAATATCAAAGATGTTACAATGGAAGATTTAAGAAAGCATATTGGAATTATTCAGCAAGATAGCTTTGTGTTTTCAGGGACTGTGTATGATAATATTCGTTTAAACAATACGTATATAACAAACGAAGAGATCATCCATGCAGCAAAATCGGTCAACATTGATGAGTTCTTCCGTGCGCTACCAAATGGATATGAAACAATACTAGGGGAAGACGGGGTTGTGTTGTCAACTGGTCAAAAGCAGTTGCTGTCATTTTTGCGAGCAATTTTAGCGGGTCCAAATGTTTTGATTTTGGATGAAGCAACAGCCAATATTGATACAGAAACAGAGATGGTTGTTCAAGATACGTTGAAGAAAGTATCTGAAAATCGGACCACTATTATCATTGCGCATCGCCTGGCCACGATTCAACATGCAGATAAGATTATTGTACTAGATAAAGGCCAAATTATTGAGGTCGGAAATCATCCAACATTGCTTGCGAAAAGAGGCGCTTATTATCGCCTGTGTCATAATCAAAATAAACAAAAACGTGCTGTACGGGTGTAA